From the genome of Gorilla gorilla gorilla isolate KB3781 chromosome 4, NHGRI_mGorGor1-v2.1_pri, whole genome shotgun sequence, one region includes:
- the ATPAF2 gene encoding ATP synthase mitochondrial F1 complex assembly factor 2 yields the protein MWRSCLRLRDGGRRLLNRPAGGPGASMSPGPTIPSPARAYAPPTERKRFYQNVSITQGEGGFEINLDHRKLKTPQAKLFTVPSEALAIAVATEWDSQQDTIKYYTMHLTTLCNTSLDNPTQRNKDQLIRAAVKFLDTDTICYRVEEPETLVELQRNEWDPIIEWAEKRYGMEISSSTSIMGPSIPAKTREVLVSHLASYNTWALQGIEFVAAQLKSVVLTLGLIDLRLTVEQAVLLSRLEEEYQIQKWGNIEWAHDYELQELRARTAAGTLFIHLCSESTTVKHKLLKE from the exons ATGTGGAGGAGCTGCCTCCGGCTGCGGGACGGGGGACGCCGTCTCCTGAATCGGCCTGCGGGTGGCCCCGGAGCTTCTATGAGTCCGGGGCCAACCATCCCGTCTCCAGCCCGGGCTTACGCCCCGCCGACAG AAAGGAAGAGGTTTTATCAGAATGTCAGCATCACACAGGGTGAAG GTGGCTTTGAGATAAACCTGGACCACAGGAAGCTGAAAACTCCCCAAGCCAAGCTCTTTACCGTCCCCAGCGAGGCCCTGGCCATTGCAGTGGCTACTGAGTGGGATTCCCAGCAGGATACCATCAAGTACTACACCATGCACCTG ACCACATTGTGCAACACATCATTGGACAACCCAACCCAGAGAAACAAGGATCAGCTGATCCGGGCAGCCGTGAAGTTTCTGGACACCGACACCATCTG CTACAGGGTGGAGGAGCCTGAGACATTAGTGGAACTTCAAAGGAATGAGTGGGATCCAATCATCGAATGGGCTGAGAAAAG ATACGGCATGGAAATCAGCTCCTCCACCAGCATAATGGGACCCAGCATCCCTGCCAAGACTCGGGAAGTGCTCGTCAGCCACCTGGCATCTTACAACACATGGGCTTTACAAG GGATTGAGTTTGTAGCTGCCCAGCTCAAGTCCGTGGTGCTGACCTTGGGTCTGATTGACCTGCGCTTGACAGTGGAGCAGGCCGTGCTGCTGTCACGCCTGGAGGAGGAGTACCAG ATCCAGAAGTGGGGCAACATTGAGTGGGCCCATGACTATGAGCTGCAGGAGCTGCGGGCCCGCACCGCCGCCGGCACCCTCTTCATCCATCTCTGCTCCGAGAGCACCACGGTCAAGCACAAGCTCCTGAAGGAGTGA